Part of the Tenacibaculum sp. SZ-18 genome, CATTACTAATTTAAACCAGAAAATAAGTTTATGATATTCTTTAGAATTTATAGGATGATAAAATTTATAATCCTCAACACTTCGATTTCTCACAAAAACACGCCATACTCGCTTAAAGTCTGTAAGGAAAATTAATGTTGCCATTAAGAATAAATGAATTGAGAATTGTTTTACGGGAATATCATAAAATAAATTAAGTAAGACTATTTGAAACATTACCATCATGGTAAGAATACTACCAATGGTTTGTGTTCTTCTTGGAATAAGTAATAAACCACACAATACTTCTATTAATCCAGTAAATAAATTAAAACCCTCACTATGTCCCATATAAGTCCAAGCTAATCCCATGGGAGAAAATTTACCTAAAGGTTGCAAAAGTTGTGTAAGGTTAGGTGCCGGAAATTGTGTTTTGTATACTTTGGCAAATCCGTAAGCGAGCATAAATATTACTAGTACTATTCTAATGAAAACTATAAACCAATAAGAAAGTTTATTATATGATTTTCGATTACGATCTAAAAATGACCAGAAGATTGTTCCTAGAATTGTAAAAATAATCTGAACAAAAATACTAATATAAGCCATTGTAGTATCACCACTTCCTGTCGGGAAATATTCTAGTCGACCTTCTGATTTTAAGATGTTTTTTCCTACCCAAGCAAAAAAATCTTCAAAGAAAAATCTACCTGTAAATAAGAATAAAATATAAAAGGAGAAGTATAAAAAAATAAAACGAAAAATAACTTTAGAGGAAACAGACCATTGCTCTCTATATTCTTGAGAAAGTAACATTAGTTTAATTAATTATTTGGTTTACTATTTGTTCGACGAATTAAATAAACTAATGTTACTCTATTTATAATTAGGTGTTTTAATTATTCTTTTTGAATTCAATGTATGCATCTTGAGCTTTTATAATATTATTAAAGTATTCCTTTAAATAATGGTATTCTACATTTGTGTAAATCGCTTTCTTTAAGCTATACTTCATAAAAATTATAATATCCTTGTCGGTTCTGTTGACTTTATAAATTAAGTTACCTCCATTGTTTGGTAAGCTTAATGTTTTGTCAGGAGGCATTTGAGAAACAGTATATCCTTTAGGTATATTAATTCTAATAGAAAACGATTCTGACCATGAGAAACCAAAATCAACTGGGTAATTTCGTTCCTTTAATTTAAATGGATTTTTGCTGTTTTTTTCAATAATGAAAGGGTTTAACCGAATATTATTATCGTCGAGAGTAAAATCGGGAACGCCAATTTTATAAGCAGTTTTAATAATGTCTTTTTCATCTGAAACTACTTCAAATTCGGCTACTTCAATTAAAGGATTCTCAGTTTCAAATTCCTCTAAATACTCCTCTTCTGACTTGTTTTTCAACATTCTTCGCTTTCTCAAGGCATTATAACCTCTTTCCGTAGAAATTATATCTCCTTGCATTTCGCCATCTTCATTAAAATTTAATGAGATGTTATGGCGAATTGAGGATCTATATTTAGGCTTAAGAAGTTCCCAATAACTTCCTTTTTTAAAATCAAAAACTCTAACTTCTCCATTTAAACATGCGAAAGGAAATTCACCAAAAGCTAAATTTTTATCACTTGCATCCAAAAAATAAGTATTTCCATCAACAATCACTTTTACTAGGTAGTAATTGAATTGCTTCACAGATGGATGAAGTTTAGTGAGGATACCGTTATTTCTTGTTGATAAAGCTGTGATGTAACTTTCAATATTTGCGGCTTGGAGTGCGTTGTATAAAACTAAGTTGATACCATCTACACCTCCTGTATTGTTTTTATAAATTTCTTTAACTCTAATCGTTTTTGTTCGGTACTTTTTATTCCACGTAAGTTTATTTTGAATGAATTCGTATATGTCTTTTGCTTTATCAGTTTCAGATAAAGCGCTAAGTAATTTTTTAGGTAGGTTCCTTTTGAAATAGTTCTTTTTAGAAGTTTGTGCATCCAAAAAGTTTTTACGGATAGTTTGATCGGCATCTTTCCAGGTTTTAGTATATTTTCTAATAACACCATTTGTTTGTGTAAAGGAAATTGGTTCAAAAATAAGTTTGGCTTTAAAGTTTTCCTCTGAAACCATGAAGTTTTCTTTTTTAAACGCAGGTATATGATCCATTCCGTACTCCATGATAGAACAATCGGCATCTCCTAAACCACCCACAGTAATACAGCCACTTTTTATGTAGGATTTATTTCGATCTAATTTTTGAGAAGAACGAATTCTGATATTGTATCTCCAGTTCCCTGGGAAAGATGAGGTGAAATCACTTTTTAACTTTGGAATATCCCATTGAA contains:
- a CDS encoding DUF3857 domain-containing protein — protein: MNKSYLILLILTISSISIYGQRNSKTPKLGQIKNEELKMTYYEKDSSAGALVLEEKGYSYVDDQNNFDFRRDIYRRIKIFNKAEFERATIEIDLYLKEEVRYIEAVTYNLEDGKRTKIYLLSSQVFKTQLSENWRRTTFTLPNIKEGSVIEYSYSIFSPYSQIDDWKFQWDIPKLKSDFTSSFPGNWRYNIRIRSSQKLDRNKSYIKSGCITVGGLGDADCSIMEYGMDHIPAFKKENFMVSEENFKAKLIFEPISFTQTNGVIRKYTKTWKDADQTIRKNFLDAQTSKKNYFKRNLPKKLLSALSETDKAKDIYEFIQNKLTWNKKYRTKTIRVKEIYKNNTGGVDGINLVLYNALQAANIESYITALSTRNNGILTKLHPSVKQFNYYLVKVIVDGNTYFLDASDKNLAFGEFPFACLNGEVRVFDFKKGSYWELLKPKYRSSIRHNISLNFNEDGEMQGDIISTERGYNALRKRRMLKNKSEEEYLEEFETENPLIEVAEFEVVSDEKDIIKTAYKIGVPDFTLDDNNIRLNPFIIEKNSKNPFKLKERNYPVDFGFSWSESFSIRINIPKGYTVSQMPPDKTLSLPNNGGNLIYKVNRTDKDIIIFMKYSLKKAIYTNVEYHYLKEYFNNIIKAQDAYIEFKKNN
- a CDS encoding DoxX family protein, with the protein product MLLSQEYREQWSVSSKVIFRFIFLYFSFYILFLFTGRFFFEDFFAWVGKNILKSEGRLEYFPTGSGDTTMAYISIFVQIIFTILGTIFWSFLDRNRKSYNKLSYWFIVFIRIVLVIFMLAYGFAKVYKTQFPAPNLTQLLQPLGKFSPMGLAWTYMGHSEGFNLFTGLIEVLCGLLLIPRRTQTIGSILTMMVMFQIVLLNLFYDIPVKQFSIHLFLMATLIFLTDFKRVWRVFVRNRSVEDYKFYHPINSKEYHKLIFWFKLVMVIIFLSTMTYQGYTSERKFGDKREKSELYGIWEVSNFEINGENKPPILTDSTRWRYLIFDKKGIASIKLMNNKSKWYNAEYDSIKHELDIFRRIDSVDHSPFKTFRNNNNLSLEGTFYGDTLSIHLKAINLKEFPLINRPFTWVKETPN